The Dokdonia donghaensis DSW-1 DNA window GATTAGACTCTTGTTGTTGCTTTAACTTTTTCGCGTAAGCGTAAATATCATCTAACGTGTAGGGATGGGCTTGGTTCTCAAAATCTGCACTCCAGCTGCCTGTTGTCTCATTTTGAAACAACGCCAGTGTAGAGTTTGCAATACAAAAAATGTTAAGTTGCTTACTAGAAGACTTTTTATTAAAATCTGTAATCTGTGTGATGAGCGTGCTCCCCACATTACCTATACCAAAAATGGCGATGTTTATTTGTGACATAATTGTGTTGAAAAAATGGGTTTTACAAAGCTTGATAACTGCTCATATTCTATTAAAAAGGCATCGTGACCGTGTATGGATTTTAGCTCATCATAGGTAGATGAGATACCCATCTCTTGTAATTGTAAGTGGGTCTCATATATCTCATCTGCCAGAAAAAGTCCGTCTGTATCTATGGCTACTTGATGCACGGTACCGGTAAAGTCACGTAGTAACGCTTTAAAATCTTTGCTTCCTTGTGTAATATCTGCACTAAGCAATAACTGATTCATAAGCCTATATGCCGATAGCGAAAACCGTTCTGAGAGTTTTATGCCGTGGTGATTAAGCCAGCTTTGTGTATTATACAATTGCTCATCGCGCTTACTACGATTAAACTTCTCTTTAAAAGAAGCTGGTGTGCGATAAAAGGTCATTGCGTGCATACGCGCATCTGCTACGGGCTGGCTAGAATGGGTAAGCAGGCTGTCTTGTATGTGACATTGTGCTATCACCCAGTCTGTCGCTTTCCAGTCTGTCGCAATGGGTATTAAATGTTTTATAAGCTTTGGCTGTTGGCTTGCCAGCTCCCAGGCTATCTGCCCTCCTAAGGAACCACCTACAACGGCAAAAAGTGATGTTATGTTAAGATGCTGTAGCACCTCCCCGTGTATGCGTGCGATGTCATAATTAGTAAACTCTTTATACGCTGTAATGCGCTGCGTGCTTGCGTGGCCATTACCTGGTATATCTATAGATAGTATGGTGTAGCAGCCTGTATCTATAGCTTTTTCTTTACCTATCAAATCACTCCACCAGCCTTTGTCTCCAGTTATGGTAGAGTTACCCGTGAGCGCGTGATTAACCAGTACTACAGGTGCTGCACCTAGCACCTGACCTGCCAGCTGGTATGACACTTCGAGGTCACAATGATAACCAGAACGTGTGGTAAAAGATGATATGGATACGATGTTAAGCATATGTATTGCAGTTTAAGATGGGGTGAAAGGCTACTTATTGTAAAAAAGCTCCAACTAGCTCTGGCAAAAAAGCTAGCTGGAGCATCACAATTAATTACACTAAAACAGTTTTATCTACGCGCGCAAAAGCCGCTACGAGATCTTCTTTAAGATCTTCTATATTCTCTAGACCTACAGAAAGACGTACGAGATCTTTAGTCACTCCAGTTGCCTCTTGCTCTTGGTCTGAGAGTTGCTGGTGTGTGGTGCTCGCTGGGTGTATAATGAGTGATTTACTATCACCTATATTTGCGAGTAGTGAGAAAAGCTTAGTCTCGTTTGCAATAGTTTTTGCACTTTCAAAACCACCTTTTATACCAAAGGTGACAATCCCACTCTGTCCCTTAGGCAAGTATTGCTTTGCAAGATCATTATACTTACTTGACTCAAGACCTGGATAATTTACCCACGCCACCTCATCACGAGTTTCTAGCCACTGTGCAAGTGCAAGTGCATTTTGCGAGTGCTTTTGCAATCTAATTTCTAGTGTTTCTAGCCCTTGTAATATTTGGAATGCATTAAATGGACTTAATGCCGCACCGTGATCTCTCAATCCTTCTATGCGCACCTTTGCAATAAACGCTGCCTCTGCTAGTGCATCGTGGTATACTAAGCCGTGGTAACCTGCAGATGGCTCTGTAAACTCAGGAAATTTACCATTACTCCAGTCAAATTTTCCTGCATCTATGATCACTCCACCTAGTGCGGTACCATTACCGTTTATATATTTTGTAAGAGAGTGAATCACGATATCTGCCCCGTGCTCGATTGGGTTAAGAAGCGCTGGAGTTGCCACCGTGTTATCTACAATGAAAGGGACTTTGTGCGCTTTCGCGAAAGCGGAAATACCTTTTAAATCTAATACATCCAGCTTAGGGTTACCTAGTGACTCCACAAAGAAGGCACGGGTATTTTCTTGTGCTGCATTTTTAAAGTTTTCTGGATCTGAAGGATCTACAAAAGTGGTTGTAATCCCAAAACGAGGAAGTGTCACACTTAGTAAATTATACGTTCCTCCATAGAGACTACTTGAAGCTACTACGTGGTCCCCTTGCTTTAAGAGTGTAAGTAGCGTGGTGTTAATTGCCGCAGTACCAGATGCGGTTACTACAGCTGCCAGCCCTCCTTCTATCTCTGTGAGGCGCTTCTCTAGCACATCATTTGTAGGGTTATTAAGGCGTGTGTAGATAAAGCCTGGTTCAGAGAGGTTAAAAAGGTTTGCTGCGTGGTCTGCATCATTAAAAACGTAGGCAGTGCTCTGGTAAATAGGCACGGCTCTTGTTCCTCCGTTTGCTGCATAATCGTGTCCTGCGTGCAACGCTTTGGTTGCTAATTTTTGTGTACTCATTTTTCTTTTTTTTGAGTTTAATAGATTCCCTCTCACCTTGTGTGAAAGGATTAAAAACAAAAGCCAAACGTCTCTTAAACCTTATTACAGGCTCTCAAGATTTTTAAGAAAAATATTATAAGAAAAAACATAAGCACGTACCTGAGCGGTACTGCTAGATGTTATCTATCCTCAAGATTCGGTAATGAGCGACTCTTGGGTAGAATGTAGCACCTTCTTTCTAAGTGAAAGGGTTGCTAAGGCTTCATAGGGTCATTCCCTCAGCCTTTCTTGATAACATTTCAATAAGTTGTTGAACTTTGTGAGCACAAATATT harbors:
- a CDS encoding O-acetylhomoserine aminocarboxypropyltransferase/cysteine synthase family protein, translated to MSTQKLATKALHAGHDYAANGGTRAVPIYQSTAYVFNDADHAANLFNLSEPGFIYTRLNNPTNDVLEKRLTEIEGGLAAVVTASGTAAINTTLLTLLKQGDHVVASSSLYGGTYNLLSVTLPRFGITTTFVDPSDPENFKNAAQENTRAFFVESLGNPKLDVLDLKGISAFAKAHKVPFIVDNTVATPALLNPIEHGADIVIHSLTKYINGNGTALGGVIIDAGKFDWSNGKFPEFTEPSAGYHGLVYHDALAEAAFIAKVRIEGLRDHGAALSPFNAFQILQGLETLEIRLQKHSQNALALAQWLETRDEVAWVNYPGLESSKYNDLAKQYLPKGQSGIVTFGIKGGFESAKTIANETKLFSLLANIGDSKSLIIHPASTTHQQLSDQEQEATGVTKDLVRLSVGLENIEDLKEDLVAAFARVDKTVLV
- a CDS encoding alpha/beta fold hydrolase, with translation MLNIVSISSFTTRSGYHCDLEVSYQLAGQVLGAAPVVLVNHALTGNSTITGDKGWWSDLIGKEKAIDTGCYTILSIDIPGNGHASTQRITAYKEFTNYDIARIHGEVLQHLNITSLFAVVGGSLGGQIAWELASQQPKLIKHLIPIATDWKATDWVIAQCHIQDSLLTHSSQPVADARMHAMTFYRTPASFKEKFNRSKRDEQLYNTQSWLNHHGIKLSERFSLSAYRLMNQLLLSADITQGSKDFKALLRDFTGTVHQVAIDTDGLFLADEIYETHLQLQEMGISSTYDELKSIHGHDAFLIEYEQLSSFVKPIFSTQLCHK